One window from the genome of Actinoplanes teichomyceticus ATCC 31121 encodes:
- a CDS encoding metallophosphoesterase, with protein MAVDEAVAAQPRRRRGPGPRFGLILVAVLALLFGVPWATLFWSGNAWPAPAVIAGTLVFVLAAAAFPVLMFRGHGRHDDRCARIADTTLGVLWVLFVWSLLGQAAGAVLALAGVADPVRSRLVTASVVVVSLVLLVWGHVEAMRVSRVRRVDVTLPRLGRGLDGLRVVLITDTHYGPIDRSRWSRGVVEVVNSLRPDIVAHTGDIADGEVPQRIAQASPLGDVRAELARVYVTGNHEYMSGAQGWVEYMSSLGWEALHNRHLVVSRGGDSLVVAGVDDRTAAGSGVPGHHADHEAALAGADPDLPVLLLAHQPQQISGAVAHGIDLQLSGHTHGGQMWPFHYLVRIDQPVLQGLSRHSERTQLYTSRGTGFWGPPFRIFAPSEITLLTLRSAS; from the coding sequence ATGGCGGTGGATGAGGCGGTCGCGGCGCAGCCGCGCCGGCGGCGGGGGCCCGGCCCTCGGTTCGGACTGATCCTGGTCGCGGTGCTCGCGCTGCTGTTCGGCGTCCCGTGGGCGACGCTGTTCTGGTCGGGCAACGCCTGGCCGGCCCCGGCGGTCATCGCCGGCACGCTGGTGTTCGTGCTGGCCGCCGCGGCTTTCCCGGTGCTGATGTTCCGCGGTCACGGCCGCCACGACGACCGCTGCGCGCGGATCGCCGACACCACGCTCGGCGTGCTGTGGGTGCTGTTCGTCTGGTCTCTGCTCGGCCAGGCCGCCGGCGCGGTCCTGGCTCTGGCCGGGGTCGCCGACCCGGTGCGCTCCCGGCTGGTCACCGCGTCGGTCGTGGTCGTCTCGCTGGTCCTGCTGGTCTGGGGACACGTCGAGGCCATGCGGGTGTCCCGGGTCCGGCGCGTCGACGTGACGCTGCCCCGGCTCGGTCGCGGGCTGGACGGCCTGCGGGTGGTGCTGATCACCGACACGCACTACGGCCCGATCGACCGGTCCCGCTGGTCGCGGGGCGTGGTCGAGGTGGTCAACTCGCTGCGGCCGGACATCGTCGCGCACACCGGCGACATCGCCGACGGCGAGGTGCCGCAGCGCATCGCGCAGGCGTCGCCGCTGGGTGACGTGCGGGCGGAGCTGGCCCGGGTCTACGTGACCGGCAACCATGAGTACATGAGCGGCGCCCAGGGCTGGGTGGAGTACATGTCCTCGCTCGGCTGGGAGGCGCTGCACAACCGCCACCTGGTCGTCTCCCGCGGCGGCGACTCCCTCGTCGTGGCCGGCGTCGACGACCGCACGGCGGCCGGCTCGGGCGTGCCCGGCCACCACGCCGACCACGAGGCCGCCCTGGCCGGCGCCGACCCGGACCTGCCGGTCCTGCTGCTGGCCCATCAGCCCCAGCAGATTTCCGGCGCCGTGGCCCACGGCATCGACCTGCAGCTGTCCGGTCACACGCACGGCGGGCAGATGTGGCCCTTCCACTACCTGGTGCGCATCGACCAGCCGGTCCTGCAGGGCCTGTCCCGGCATTCCGAGCGCACCCAGCTCTACACCAGCCGCGGCACCGGCTTCTGGGGACCGCCGTTCCGGATCTTCGCGCCCAGTGAGATCACCCTGCTGACCCTGCGGTCCGCTTCCTGA
- a CDS encoding ATP-binding cassette domain-containing protein: MRLLRDLWVTSRSRTALAAFLIVLGAAGSAGALALAGPVLVDRSGSVFVTLAAALGAAVLSDVFVGLVAARLTADWAARVRRGLNRVAFGQDIPTLENTPVGELLDRIDSDVYQVAAELRGSGVRIAQSIAVATLSVGTAFLVWWPAGLAMIAVCVLIFLTMNKPIRRISPVRIAEEEAWSDLAAVMEEAIHGQDDVRTSLAAPYVRRLYADRAREVLARGRRVWRASSKVTMWAGAITRTLIASLVLAGAAALATGHIDGARLTAIWLLALGFGGTLEQVTRMVPELQNALGAWSRVQMLSAVPQEPTEGRPPVDGDLVVRDLTFRYSESDSTRPPALRGVSLTFARGRSYALVGRTGSGKSTLAKVLTRAVDVPAGTVLLGGTDINDIGVEALRRWTAIVPQRTEILAGTLAENIALFDQELLPRAGAALDELGLSAWVAGLPDGLDTRLGEGGYKLSAGQEQLVAFARILVRAPQVVILDEATARMDPVTESWVQRATDRLLQGRIGVIVAHRLSSVQRCDEVVVLADGEVLEAGPLRESRRFAELMASSNLAVPAAAQKSAGGGVLVADEPDWDTAARLELGPDALSNPLPTVAPPPLPPAPPARTMREIARLATNDARYGLGAVALFVFMVLLGLDGAVLPLLWADVVDRTGNPLYPAAGIAVALLALIPTLYFTGAWFPEWWVRQMLRISLRLVHGQIGPRRVSRHTPAEVVAQGGDTERVVMLADNLMDNGVALITVVAMTLTSQSPVPALFFLGTMLVSGLAATLFGPRLERAAQRTVAARAAFATALVSSLSAARTVKLAGATEPVLAHLARLDARRSELQWREIAIQVWARSTPSIVSGLLPIAVWALYLSGRLSAAATLIAVATLGSARWFAWTTASLVSHYPSARVWTERTVAMAGVAEYSSDVPGVDISAGTAPAPPAAPRSPLRTLELRGFSAIHENGAQGVRDVDLTVERGQLVLVVGPVGSGKSSLLRALAGIVHHTGQLCWNGEPVHDPELFLRPNQVGYVAQLPRVLSGTVADNIRLGHEVDAADAVSVAQLDHDLAASGGGLQLLIGHKGTRLSGGQLQRLALARALAPRTELLIADDVSSALDVTTELQLWRALRAHGVTVVGSTSKRAALTQADRVVVLIGGKVAEQGTWPELADRWGHLAG; this comes from the coding sequence ATGCGTCTGCTCCGCGACCTGTGGGTTACCTCCCGAAGTCGCACGGCGCTCGCCGCGTTTCTGATCGTGCTCGGCGCGGCCGGATCCGCGGGCGCGCTCGCGCTGGCCGGGCCGGTGCTGGTCGATCGTTCCGGCTCGGTCTTCGTGACGCTGGCCGCGGCACTGGGCGCCGCGGTGCTCAGCGACGTCTTCGTCGGCCTGGTCGCCGCCCGGCTGACCGCCGACTGGGCGGCCCGGGTCCGGCGTGGACTCAACCGGGTGGCGTTCGGCCAGGACATCCCCACCCTGGAGAACACCCCGGTCGGCGAACTGCTCGACCGCATCGACTCGGATGTCTACCAGGTCGCCGCCGAGCTACGCGGCAGCGGCGTGCGGATCGCCCAGTCGATCGCCGTGGCCACGCTCTCCGTCGGCACCGCGTTCCTGGTGTGGTGGCCGGCCGGCCTCGCCATGATCGCCGTCTGCGTCCTGATCTTCCTGACCATGAACAAGCCGATCCGGCGGATCTCCCCGGTGCGCATCGCCGAGGAGGAGGCCTGGTCCGACCTGGCCGCGGTGATGGAGGAGGCCATTCACGGGCAGGACGACGTACGCACCAGCCTGGCCGCGCCGTACGTCCGGCGGCTCTACGCCGACCGCGCCCGCGAGGTGCTGGCCCGCGGCCGGCGGGTGTGGCGTGCCTCGTCGAAGGTCACCATGTGGGCCGGGGCGATCACCCGTACCCTGATCGCCTCGCTGGTCCTGGCCGGCGCCGCGGCGCTGGCCACCGGGCACATCGACGGCGCCCGCCTGACCGCGATCTGGCTGCTGGCGCTCGGCTTCGGCGGCACCCTGGAGCAGGTCACCCGGATGGTCCCGGAACTGCAGAACGCGCTGGGCGCCTGGAGCCGGGTGCAGATGCTCAGCGCGGTGCCCCAGGAGCCGACCGAGGGCCGCCCCCCGGTCGACGGCGATCTGGTCGTGCGGGACCTGACCTTCCGGTACTCCGAGAGCGACAGCACGCGCCCGCCGGCCCTGCGCGGGGTCAGCCTCACCTTTGCCCGGGGCCGTTCCTACGCGCTGGTCGGCCGCACCGGCTCGGGTAAGTCCACGCTGGCCAAGGTGCTCACCCGGGCCGTGGACGTGCCAGCCGGCACGGTGTTGCTGGGCGGCACGGACATCAACGACATCGGGGTCGAGGCGCTGCGCCGGTGGACCGCGATCGTCCCGCAGCGCACCGAGATCCTGGCCGGCACCCTGGCCGAGAACATCGCGCTGTTCGACCAGGAGCTGCTGCCCCGGGCCGGCGCCGCGCTCGACGAGCTCGGGCTCTCCGCGTGGGTGGCCGGCCTGCCGGACGGGTTGGACACCCGGCTCGGCGAGGGTGGCTACAAGCTCTCCGCCGGCCAGGAGCAGCTGGTGGCGTTCGCCCGGATCCTGGTCCGCGCCCCGCAGGTGGTGATCCTGGACGAGGCGACCGCCCGGATGGACCCGGTCACCGAGTCCTGGGTGCAGCGCGCCACCGACCGGCTGCTGCAGGGCCGGATCGGCGTGATCGTGGCGCACCGGCTGTCCTCGGTGCAGCGCTGCGACGAGGTGGTGGTGCTGGCCGACGGCGAGGTGCTGGAGGCCGGGCCGCTGCGCGAGTCGCGCCGCTTCGCCGAGCTGATGGCCAGCAGCAACCTGGCCGTCCCGGCCGCGGCGCAGAAATCCGCCGGGGGCGGGGTGCTGGTTGCCGACGAACCGGACTGGGACACCGCGGCGCGGCTGGAGCTCGGCCCGGACGCGCTGAGCAACCCGCTGCCCACCGTGGCGCCCCCGCCGCTGCCACCGGCGCCGCCGGCCCGCACGATGCGCGAGATCGCCCGGCTGGCCACCAACGACGCCCGGTACGGCCTCGGCGCCGTCGCCCTGTTCGTGTTCATGGTCCTGCTCGGTCTGGACGGCGCGGTCCTCCCGCTGCTCTGGGCGGACGTGGTGGACAGGACCGGCAACCCGTTGTACCCGGCCGCCGGGATCGCCGTCGCGCTGCTCGCCCTGATCCCGACGCTGTACTTCACCGGCGCCTGGTTCCCGGAGTGGTGGGTGCGGCAGATGCTGCGGATCAGCCTGCGCCTGGTGCACGGGCAGATCGGCCCGCGCCGGGTCAGCAGGCACACCCCGGCCGAGGTCGTCGCCCAGGGCGGCGACACCGAGCGGGTGGTCATGCTCGCCGACAACCTGATGGACAACGGCGTCGCGCTGATCACCGTGGTCGCCATGACGCTGACCTCGCAGTCGCCGGTGCCGGCCCTGTTCTTCCTCGGCACCATGCTGGTGTCCGGCCTGGCCGCGACCCTGTTCGGGCCGCGGCTGGAGCGGGCCGCCCAGCGGACCGTGGCGGCGCGCGCGGCGTTCGCGACCGCGCTGGTGTCGTCGCTGTCGGCGGCGCGCACGGTGAAGCTGGCCGGCGCGACCGAGCCGGTGCTCGCCCACCTGGCCCGGCTCGACGCCAGACGCAGCGAGCTGCAGTGGCGGGAGATCGCGATCCAGGTGTGGGCGCGGTCCACGCCGTCGATCGTGAGCGGGTTGCTGCCCATCGCGGTCTGGGCGCTGTACCTGTCCGGGCGGCTCAGCGCGGCGGCGACGCTGATCGCGGTGGCGACGCTCGGCTCGGCCCGGTGGTTCGCCTGGACGACCGCGTCGCTGGTGTCGCACTACCCGTCGGCTCGGGTGTGGACCGAGCGGACGGTGGCGATGGCCGGCGTCGCGGAGTACTCCTCGGACGTGCCCGGGGTGGACATCTCGGCGGGGACCGCGCCAGCCCCGCCGGCCGCGCCGCGCAGTCCGCTGCGCACGCTGGAGCTGCGCGGCTTCAGCGCGATCCACGAGAACGGCGCCCAGGGGGTACGCGACGTCGATCTGACCGTCGAGCGCGGCCAGCTGGTGCTGGTGGTCGGCCCGGTCGGGTCGGGCAAGTCGTCGCTGCTGCGCGCCCTGGCCGGCATCGTGCACCACACCGGTCAGCTGTGCTGGAACGGCGAGCCGGTCCACGATCCGGAGCTGTTCCTGCGGCCCAACCAGGTCGGCTACGTCGCCCAGCTGCCCCGGGTGCTGTCCGGGACGGTGGCCGACAACATCCGGCTCGGGCACGAGGTGGACGCGGCCGACGCGGTGTCGGTGGCCCAGCTGGACCACGACCTGGCCGCGTCCGGCGGCGGCCTGCAGCTGCTGATCGGGCACAAGGGCACCCGGCTCTCCGGCGGCCAGCTGCAGCGGCTGGCGCTGGCCCGGGCGCTCGCCCCGCGTACCGAGCTGCTGATCGCCGACGACGTGTCCTCCGCGCTGGACGTGACC
- a CDS encoding polysaccharide deacetylase family protein — MGDGATRVRTTLPALMYHSVSAVDGPLRDLAVPPERLAEQLGTLTAAGYRLTGLTEALDRRLAGSTEKLVAVTFDDGYRDFLTVALPALRAAGAGATLYASVGHLGGHAGWLGRWAPDFGPMLTWAQLAEVAAGGVEIGNHSLIHHPLDVLPPARLREEVYRSRAELEQRLQARVRSFAYPHGYHGRRVREVVEAAGHDNATEVGRRLHAPGRWQFAVPRFQPTPDHSGADLLALVEGRGPRLTPQLKRLAQPGWRLVRRAARRAGRTLT; from the coding sequence GTGGGAGACGGGGCGACGCGGGTCCGGACCACCCTGCCTGCGCTGATGTACCACTCGGTCTCCGCCGTGGACGGCCCGCTGCGCGACCTCGCGGTGCCACCGGAGCGGCTGGCCGAGCAGCTCGGGACGCTGACCGCGGCCGGGTACCGGCTGACCGGCCTGACCGAGGCGCTCGACCGGCGGCTCGCCGGGAGCACCGAGAAGCTGGTCGCGGTCACCTTCGACGACGGCTACCGCGACTTCCTCACCGTCGCGCTCCCCGCGCTGCGGGCCGCCGGCGCCGGGGCCACCCTCTACGCCTCGGTCGGCCACCTCGGCGGGCACGCCGGCTGGCTGGGCCGCTGGGCCCCGGACTTCGGCCCGATGCTGACCTGGGCGCAGCTGGCCGAGGTCGCGGCCGGCGGCGTGGAGATCGGCAACCACAGCCTGATCCACCACCCGCTCGACGTGCTGCCGCCGGCCCGGCTGCGCGAGGAGGTGTACCGCAGTCGCGCCGAGCTGGAGCAGCGGCTGCAGGCGCGGGTGCGCTCGTTCGCCTACCCGCACGGCTACCACGGCCGCCGGGTGCGCGAGGTGGTCGAGGCGGCCGGGCACGACAACGCCACCGAGGTCGGGCGGCGCCTGCACGCCCCGGGGCGGTGGCAATTCGCCGTACCCCGCTTCCAGCCCACCCCCGACCACAGCGGGGCCGACCTGCTCGCCCTCGTCGAGGGGCGCGGCCCTCGCCTGACGCCGCAGCTCAAACGCCTCGCCCAGCCCGGCTGGCGGCTCGTCCGCAGGGCCGCCCGCCGGGCGGGCCGGACGCTGACCTGA
- a CDS encoding nucleoside/nucleotide kinase family protein → MTCTLAELADRARALVGGGRRAVLGITGPPGAGKTTLAESLLAALAPHPPAGLAPGGWVAHVPMDGFHLADAELDRLGLRDRKGAPETFDAWGYAALLRRLLADEDDMVYAPGFDRRLEQPIAGTIGVAGPARLVLTEGNYLLLTDGRWAGLRGLFSEVWYADLEPAERLRRLIARHVRFGKEPAAAAEWATGTDERNAALIAATRDRADLVVPSALLGEPGAAPE, encoded by the coding sequence ATGACGTGCACGCTCGCGGAACTGGCCGATCGGGCCCGCGCGCTGGTCGGCGGCGGGCGACGCGCGGTGCTGGGCATCACCGGGCCACCCGGGGCCGGCAAGACCACCCTGGCCGAGTCGTTGCTGGCCGCGCTGGCGCCGCACCCGCCGGCCGGCCTGGCCCCCGGCGGCTGGGTGGCGCACGTGCCGATGGACGGTTTCCATCTGGCCGACGCCGAACTGGACCGGCTCGGGCTGCGCGACCGCAAGGGCGCGCCGGAGACCTTCGACGCCTGGGGATACGCCGCGCTGCTGCGCCGGCTGCTCGCCGACGAGGACGACATGGTGTACGCGCCGGGCTTCGACCGGCGGCTGGAGCAGCCGATCGCCGGCACGATCGGGGTGGCCGGGCCGGCCCGGCTGGTGCTGACCGAGGGCAACTACCTGCTGCTCACCGACGGGCGGTGGGCCGGGCTGCGGGGCCTGTTCAGCGAGGTGTGGTACGCCGATCTGGAGCCCGCCGAACGGCTGCGCCGGCTGATCGCGCGGCACGTGCGTTTCGGCAAGGAACCGGCGGCCGCGGCCGAGTGGGCGACCGGGACCGACGAGCGCAACGCCGCGCTGATCGCGGCCACCCGGGACCGGGCCGATCTGGTGGTGCCGTCGGCGCTGCTGGGCGAGCCGGGCGCCGCCCCGGAGTGA